In the Rhodospirillales bacterium genome, one interval contains:
- a CDS encoding AAA family ATPase — protein MRLTRVALTGFKSFVEETTFEIGPGMTGVVGPNGCGKSNLVEALRWAMGEHAPRSVRAAEMDDVIFDGTAARPARNLAEIRIVIDNEDRSAPPAFNDSDTIEICRRIRRGQGSSFFVNQREVRARDVQLLFADSALGARSHAIVAQGHVDAIIHAKPAERRRLLEEAAGIVGVHSRRHEAELRLRSTEENLTRVDDLLGAQQGRLAVLRRQARQAARYRSVSDRLRTADARLSLHRWRAAQEEGEAARSELDGARRDVTAAAAAAAEESSRQASLQDELPQLREAESKAGAAVQRIAHERALLNRELDDVAGRRRQLETERGQTRNDLTREQENLNDIAREQATLRDEQETIEAEHRGQAETRADLEASLAAARTVLETAQAAQAEADRALTRAEAQAAALAQDVDEKAGALDRLDSRIAATDAALQDLAARDQTPLGDPDALEADVRAVDARADAAEAAEATARSRLAETEKAGETAAESLAAARAELVAADRRLDPLRAERDTLAIQLEASGKRTLARLVKIQPGFERAAAAALGDDLEADPAGGPVTWHDLGELAASALPAGSVPLSEYVSGPAALQRRLAFTGVVDDDAGNALQGELVPGQRLVDRTGALWRWDGYTHSSGETTPVSRRFQQKNRFDQLARAIDAAEQQRAEAQARASAAEEHARVADAGTAEARAALNHAVETRQAAELERKAARDRHAAALAASVEVRAKHASLGEARDRLTEERALHQQSLDDARAAAGGYSEAAPLARAAAERQQETETALTDFNRALESHTRMQEAETHRHQRLETVRQQWQNWERRRTATEQHLVELRRRLDELDGQLAALERKPQELEQQLEGLVDHLAEAESRQQAAADARVSRESALREANQAVADANDRQAEARETMARAEGACKQVEERLTGERERIRERLGASPDQLSELAGLKEGETLAPRDQLERTLERLHRERDNVGSVNLRAEAEADEAAAEIDKLSESRSELVQAVEKLRSAINRLNREARQRLRNTFGTVDQHFQSVFKTLFQGGEARLELVDSEDPLEAGLEIVASPPGKQLQKISLLSGGEKALAALSLIFAMFLTRPAPLCVLDEVDAALDDSNVERFCALLTEIAKASNTRLLVVTHHPFTMTQMDRLYGVTMQEPGVSTMVSVDLAHAEGLREAS, from the coding sequence GTGCGATTGACGCGCGTCGCCCTGACCGGGTTCAAGTCCTTCGTCGAAGAGACGACGTTCGAAATCGGCCCCGGCATGACCGGTGTCGTGGGCCCGAACGGCTGCGGCAAGTCCAACCTGGTCGAGGCCCTTCGCTGGGCGATGGGGGAACATGCCCCCCGCAGCGTGCGCGCGGCCGAAATGGACGACGTCATCTTCGACGGCACCGCGGCCCGTCCCGCCCGGAACCTCGCCGAAATCCGGATCGTCATTGACAACGAGGACCGGAGCGCCCCACCCGCCTTCAACGACTCGGACACGATCGAGATCTGCCGCCGCATTCGGCGGGGCCAGGGCTCCTCCTTTTTCGTCAACCAGCGCGAAGTACGCGCCCGGGACGTTCAACTGCTGTTTGCCGACAGCGCGCTCGGCGCCCGCTCGCATGCAATCGTGGCGCAGGGGCATGTCGACGCGATCATTCACGCCAAGCCGGCGGAGCGCCGGCGGCTGCTGGAAGAGGCCGCGGGAATCGTGGGCGTGCATTCCCGGCGGCATGAGGCCGAACTGCGACTCCGCTCCACCGAGGAAAACCTCACCCGTGTGGACGACCTGCTGGGCGCCCAGCAGGGGCGGCTCGCCGTGCTTCGGCGACAGGCCCGCCAGGCCGCGCGGTACCGCTCGGTTTCCGATCGGTTGCGAACCGCTGACGCCAGACTCTCCCTCCATCGCTGGCGGGCAGCGCAGGAAGAGGGCGAGGCGGCGCGTTCGGAGCTCGATGGCGCCAGACGGGACGTCACGGCGGCCGCAGCCGCGGCCGCCGAGGAGAGTTCGCGGCAAGCTTCCCTGCAGGACGAATTGCCGCAGCTGCGGGAGGCGGAATCGAAGGCAGGCGCCGCTGTCCAGCGAATTGCGCACGAGCGGGCTCTCCTCAACCGCGAACTCGACGACGTTGCCGGTCGTCGCCGGCAACTCGAGACGGAGCGCGGCCAAACGCGAAACGACCTGACACGCGAACAGGAGAACCTGAACGACATTGCCCGCGAACAGGCGACGCTTAGGGATGAGCAGGAAACGATCGAGGCCGAGCACCGGGGCCAGGCCGAGACCCGCGCGGATCTTGAAGCGAGCCTGGCCGCGGCCAGGACGGTCCTGGAGACCGCGCAAGCGGCGCAGGCCGAGGCGGACCGGGCCCTAACGCGGGCCGAAGCGCAGGCGGCAGCCTTGGCCCAGGACGTCGACGAAAAGGCTGGCGCACTCGACCGGTTGGACAGCCGAATCGCTGCGACCGACGCGGCGCTCCAGGATCTGGCGGCAAGGGACCAGACGCCACTTGGCGACCCGGATGCGCTCGAGGCCGATGTTCGTGCCGTCGACGCGCGGGCAGACGCCGCGGAGGCCGCGGAAGCCACGGCGCGAAGCCGTCTTGCCGAAACCGAGAAGGCGGGCGAGACCGCTGCCGAATCCCTGGCGGCGGCAAGGGCCGAGCTGGTCGCAGCCGATCGCCGCCTCGATCCGCTCCGTGCCGAACGTGACACCCTCGCCATCCAGCTCGAAGCGAGCGGCAAGCGCACGCTGGCCCGGTTGGTGAAGATTCAGCCCGGTTTCGAACGTGCCGCCGCCGCCGCACTCGGTGATGACCTGGAGGCCGACCCCGCTGGGGGCCCGGTGACCTGGCATGATCTGGGGGAACTCGCCGCCAGCGCCCTGCCGGCCGGAAGCGTGCCGCTATCCGAATACGTCAGCGGCCCGGCGGCGCTGCAGCGACGGCTCGCCTTCACCGGTGTCGTGGACGACGACGCGGGCAATGCCCTTCAAGGGGAACTCGTTCCCGGTCAGCGGCTGGTTGACCGCACCGGCGCCCTCTGGCGGTGGGACGGGTACACGCACTCCTCCGGCGAGACGACTCCGGTGTCCCGCCGGTTCCAGCAGAAGAACCGGTTCGACCAGCTGGCCCGCGCCATCGACGCCGCCGAGCAGCAACGCGCGGAGGCGCAGGCCCGCGCGAGCGCCGCCGAAGAGCATGCCCGGGTCGCCGATGCCGGGACGGCCGAGGCCCGGGCGGCCCTGAACCACGCCGTCGAGACCCGGCAGGCGGCGGAACTGGAACGCAAGGCCGCGCGCGACCGCCATGCCGCCGCACTCGCCGCCAGCGTCGAGGTCCGAGCCAAGCATGCGTCGCTCGGCGAAGCGCGCGATCGCCTGACCGAAGAACGCGCCCTGCACCAGCAATCGCTCGACGACGCCCGCGCGGCAGCCGGCGGCTACTCCGAGGCAGCGCCTCTGGCTCGGGCCGCGGCAGAACGACAACAGGAAACTGAGACCGCACTCACGGATTTCAATCGGGCCCTGGAGTCGCACACACGCATGCAGGAGGCGGAAACCCATCGGCACCAGCGCCTCGAGACCGTGCGCCAGCAGTGGCAGAACTGGGAGCGCAGGAGGACGGCGACCGAGCAGCACTTGGTGGAGCTTCGTCGACGTCTCGACGAACTTGATGGACAGCTCGCAGCGCTGGAGCGGAAACCGCAGGAACTCGAGCAGCAGCTGGAAGGGCTTGTCGATCACCTCGCGGAGGCAGAGAGCCGGCAACAGGCCGCGGCGGATGCGCGCGTCTCACGCGAATCGGCTCTCCGAGAGGCCAACCAGGCCGTTGCGGACGCCAACGACCGACAGGCCGAGGCCCGGGAGACGATGGCCCGGGCGGAGGGCGCCTGCAAGCAGGTAGAGGAACGCCTGACCGGCGAACGCGAACGGATCCGAGAGCGCCTGGGCGCCTCGCCCGATCAGCTTTCCGAACTCGCCGGTCTAAAGGAAGGTGAAACGCTTGCGCCCCGCGATCAGCTCGAACGCACGCTGGAGCGGCTCCACCGCGAGCGCGACAACGTGGGTTCGGTCAATCTGCGCGCCGAGGCGGAGGCCGACGAGGCTGCGGCAGAAATCGACAAGCTTTCCGAGAGCCGCTCAGAGCTGGTCCAGGCCGTGGAGAAGCTGCGAAGCGCGATCAACCGCCTGAACCGCGAAGCCAGGCAGCGTTTGCGAAACACGTTCGGCACGGTTGACCAGCACTTTCAATCCGTGTTCAAGACCCTGTTCCAGGGCGGCGAGGCGCGTCTCGAACTCGTCGATTCGGAAGATCCGCTGGAGGCGGGGCTGGAGATCGTGGCCAGCCCGCCCGGCAAGCAGCTCCAGAAGATCTCCCTGCTGTCGGGCGGGGAGAAGGCGTTGGCTGCCCTTTCCCTGATCTTCGCCATGTTCCTGACACGGCCCGCTCCTCTCTGCGTCCTGGACGAAGTCGACGCCGCGCTGGACGACAGCAACGTCGAGCGATTCTGCGCGTTGCTCACCGAGATCGCGAAGGCTTCGAACACCCGGCTGCTGGTGGTCACGCACCACCCGTTCACCATGACCCAGATGGATCGCCTGTACGGGGTGACCATGCAGGAGCCCGGCGTCTCGACGATGGTGTCAGTGGATCTCGCGCATGCGGAAGGACTGCGCGAGGCCAGCTGA
- a CDS encoding 1-acyl-sn-glycerol-3-phosphate acyltransferase, which yields MIADDAVTLPLWLVVAGAALAVWSIIDRMLVPSVRWFVRRRLNRVIEDLNERLQFEIPRFARTKRQVLIDRLTYDPEVLEAVDRQSSATGTPRDVLMAEAARYAREIVPSFNAYAYFRIGHYLARRLIRLLYRVRLGSTNERALATIDHNSSIVFVINHRSNMDYLILAYMVVNRSALSYAVGEWARIWPLQTLIRTLGAYFVRRGSGNSLYRKVLARYVQFATAGGMAQAVFPEGGLTRDGRLRTPKLGLIKYMVSEFDPDGDRDLVFVPVGINYDRVLEDRSLVRTLDPNAVRRSRGFIFSTVVTWIAHNVWLMLSGRWYRFGYACLSFGQPLSMRSYVRDHGVDFRSGDADAREAALQVLGARLLEAVARCIPVTPVAAVATVFVRNPAKAMSELEIKAHAHRLIEDLEHREAYVHIPRADRDYAVTVGLRMLTLRHLVTTSDGLYRASDDALDVLAFYANSIEHFSSGSRGEAVGT from the coding sequence ATGATTGCCGATGACGCCGTGACGCTCCCGCTTTGGCTGGTCGTCGCGGGGGCAGCACTCGCGGTCTGGTCGATCATTGACCGCATGCTGGTACCAAGCGTTCGCTGGTTTGTACGCCGTCGCCTCAATCGCGTGATCGAAGACCTCAATGAGCGGCTGCAGTTTGAGATTCCCCGCTTCGCGAGAACCAAGCGCCAGGTCCTCATCGATCGCCTGACCTACGACCCCGAAGTGCTGGAAGCCGTCGACCGGCAGTCGTCCGCCACAGGAACCCCGAGAGACGTGCTGATGGCAGAGGCGGCCCGGTACGCCCGGGAAATCGTGCCGTCGTTCAATGCCTATGCGTACTTCCGCATCGGCCACTACCTGGCCCGGCGGCTCATTCGGCTGCTGTACCGGGTGCGGCTCGGGTCCACCAACGAACGGGCGCTGGCCACGATCGATCACAATTCCAGCATCGTGTTCGTCATCAACCACCGCAGCAACATGGATTACCTGATCCTCGCCTACATGGTGGTCAACCGGTCGGCGCTGAGCTACGCCGTTGGCGAATGGGCGCGGATCTGGCCGCTACAGACGCTGATTCGGACGCTGGGGGCGTACTTCGTCCGGCGGGGCTCGGGGAACAGTCTCTACCGGAAGGTTCTCGCCCGGTACGTTCAGTTCGCAACCGCCGGCGGGATGGCGCAGGCGGTATTTCCGGAAGGAGGACTGACCCGCGACGGGCGCCTCCGTACGCCGAAGCTCGGGCTGATCAAATACATGGTGTCGGAGTTCGACCCGGATGGCGACCGCGACCTGGTCTTCGTGCCTGTCGGTATCAACTACGACCGCGTCCTCGAGGATCGTTCGTTGGTCCGCACGCTTGATCCCAACGCTGTCCGACGGAGCCGGGGATTCATCTTCAGCACGGTCGTGACGTGGATCGCGCACAATGTCTGGCTCATGCTGAGCGGGCGTTGGTATCGATTTGGCTACGCGTGCCTGAGCTTCGGGCAGCCGCTGTCCATGCGTTCCTATGTCCGCGATCACGGAGTCGACTTTCGATCCGGCGATGCGGACGCCAGGGAGGCGGCGCTCCAGGTGCTGGGAGCGCGATTGCTGGAAGCTGTCGCTCGTTGCATTCCCGTGACACCGGTTGCCGCCGTGGCGACGGTGTTTGTGCGGAATCCGGCCAAGGCGATGAGCGAACTGGAAATCAAGGCGCATGCGCATCGCCTGATCGAGGATCTGGAGCATCGTGAGGCGTACGTTCACATCCCGCGCGCCGACCGCGACTATGCGGTCACGGTCGGCCTGCGCATGCTCACGCTCCGGCATCTGGTGACGACGTCGGACGGGCTCTACCGGGCGAGCGACGACGCCCTGGATGTGCTTGCCTTCTACGCCAATTCCATCGAGCATTTTTCTTCCGGCAGTCGGGGGGAGGCGGTCGGCACCTGA
- a CDS encoding GNAT family N-acetyltransferase translates to MEIRRGGLEDPLVQDLLRTHLRQARSETAPGSAHALDLRDLHAPDIDFWSVWREDELLAIGAMKRLSGDHFEIKSMHTAIASRRTGVGSAMLLHIIEAARQRGARRLSLETGSWSYFEPARALYRKHGFVECEPFAAYVPDRNSVFMTLALES, encoded by the coding sequence ATGGAAATTCGTCGCGGCGGGCTGGAGGATCCGCTGGTACAGGACCTCCTTCGGACCCACCTTCGTCAGGCTCGCTCCGAAACCGCGCCCGGCAGCGCCCACGCGCTGGATCTTCGGGACCTGCATGCGCCGGACATCGACTTCTGGTCGGTGTGGCGTGAGGACGAGCTGCTTGCGATCGGCGCGATGAAGCGGTTGTCCGGCGACCACTTCGAGATCAAGTCGATGCACACGGCGATCGCCAGCCGGCGCACCGGCGTCGGCAGCGCCATGCTGCTGCATATCATCGAGGCCGCACGTCAACGCGGCGCGCGGCGGCTCAGCCTCGAAACCGGCTCGTGGTCATACTTTGAGCCTGCGCGCGCGCTCTACCGGAAACACGGGTTCGTCGAGTGCGAGCCCTTCGCCGCATACGTTCCCGACCGGAACAGCGTCTTCATGACTCTCGCGTTGGAATCCTGA
- a CDS encoding long-chain fatty acid--CoA ligase: MTDLHPWLNAYPDHVSWEADLSGRPVSALLDDSVARFPTHECMDFLGKTYTYAELGELVERAAAGFRALGVEKGVKVGLFLPNCPQFVIAYFGVLRTGGTVVNYSPLYAEEDLVRQIEDSGTTIMVTLSLKALYPKMAAAMKKSGVRKLVVGDLQDVLPFPKNLLFPLFKRSEIADVADDDTHVTFRELVAPRAPCPPVDIQPDQDIAVLQYTGGTTGVSKGAMLTHANIYTNIQQALLWNQEVQPGQERMMGVLPFFHVFAMTVVMGLTLAVGGSIVMHPRFELEAVLKDIVKKKPTLFPGVPTMYMAIINHPKIGRFDLTSIKTCMAGGAPLPMEVKQRFEKLSGCSLVEGYGLTECSPMATANPIGAPGKEGSVGMPLPATTITIVDKEDPQTLLPLGEPGEICISGPQVMMGYWGREEATAETIVEGRLRTGDVGYLDEEGYLFIIDRMKDLVLVSGFNVFPRNVEEGIYRHPAVDEVTVIGVPDDYTGEAVKAFIKLKDGSSLDADELRAFLKDKVGRHEMPKHIEFRDELPKTMIGKLSKKELVAEEAARRA; encoded by the coding sequence GTGACAGACCTACACCCTTGGCTCAACGCCTACCCTGATCACGTGTCCTGGGAAGCAGATTTGTCAGGACGCCCCGTCTCCGCGCTGCTCGACGATTCCGTGGCCAGATTTCCCACCCACGAATGCATGGATTTCCTGGGCAAGACCTACACGTATGCCGAACTCGGTGAACTGGTCGAACGGGCCGCCGCCGGGTTCCGGGCGCTGGGCGTGGAGAAGGGCGTGAAGGTCGGCCTGTTCCTTCCGAACTGCCCACAGTTCGTCATCGCCTATTTCGGCGTCCTACGCACGGGCGGAACCGTTGTGAACTACAGCCCCCTGTATGCCGAGGAGGACCTGGTTCGGCAGATCGAGGACTCCGGGACCACCATCATGGTGACGCTGAGCCTCAAGGCCCTGTACCCGAAGATGGCGGCGGCGATGAAGAAGAGCGGCGTCCGGAAGCTCGTCGTCGGTGACCTGCAGGATGTCCTGCCGTTCCCGAAGAATCTCCTGTTCCCCCTGTTCAAACGCTCCGAGATCGCCGACGTCGCCGATGACGACACGCATGTCACCTTCCGCGAGCTGGTTGCGCCGCGGGCTCCGTGCCCACCCGTCGACATTCAGCCCGATCAGGACATCGCCGTCCTCCAGTACACCGGCGGCACCACCGGCGTCTCGAAAGGCGCCATGCTGACGCACGCAAACATCTACACCAACATCCAGCAGGCCCTGCTCTGGAACCAGGAGGTCCAGCCCGGCCAGGAGCGTATGATGGGCGTGCTCCCCTTCTTCCATGTGTTCGCCATGACGGTCGTCATGGGGCTGACACTGGCCGTGGGCGGCTCGATCGTCATGCACCCACGGTTCGAACTCGAGGCCGTCCTCAAGGACATCGTGAAGAAGAAGCCGACCCTGTTCCCCGGCGTGCCGACGATGTACATGGCCATCATCAACCATCCGAAAATCGGGCGCTTCGATCTCACCTCCATCAAGACCTGCATGGCAGGCGGCGCGCCGTTGCCGATGGAAGTCAAGCAGCGCTTCGAGAAACTCTCCGGCTGCTCGCTGGTCGAGGGCTACGGCCTCACGGAATGCTCGCCGATGGCCACCGCGAATCCGATCGGCGCGCCGGGCAAGGAAGGGTCGGTCGGGATGCCGCTGCCGGCCACCACCATCACGATCGTCGACAAGGAGGATCCGCAGACGCTGCTGCCGCTGGGCGAACCCGGGGAGATCTGCATTTCCGGCCCGCAGGTCATGATGGGCTACTGGGGGCGCGAAGAGGCCACCGCCGAGACCATCGTCGAGGGCCGGCTCCGCACCGGAGACGTCGGCTATCTCGATGAAGAAGGCTATCTGTTCATCATCGACCGGATGAAGGACCTGGTCCTGGTGAGCGGGTTCAACGTGTTCCCGCGCAACGTGGAGGAAGGGATCTACCGCCACCCGGCGGTGGACGAGGTCACAGTGATCGGCGTGCCCGACGACTACACCGGCGAAGCCGTCAAGGCATTCATCAAGCTCAAGGACGGAAGCAGCCTCGACGCCGACGAACTCCGGGCGTTCCTCAAGGACAAGGTCGGCCGGCACGAGATGCCGAAACACATCGAGTTCCGTGACGAGCTGCCGAAGACCATGATCGGGAAGCTCTCCAAGAAGGAACTGGTCGCCGAGGAGGCGGCCCGGCGCGCATGA
- a CDS encoding CoA transferase, whose amino-acid sequence MTGPLDGFRVLDLTAMVSGPVATMMLADQGADVIKIEPPGGELMRRVGIDNRGMASSFLSCNRSKRSLAVDLKAPEGLAVVRKLVGTADVLVQNFRPGAIERMGLGEETVRAIQPDIVYVSISGFGESGPYSKQRVYDPVIQALCGLAEIQSDRKTGTPRMVRTIVPDKTTAVTAAQAITAALLARERTGRAQHVRLSMLDTMVAYLWPESMSALNYVGREGDPARGQMGLDLIYRTQDGYITAGAVTDAEWIGMCDALGRPDLVGDERFRTPGARFRNAAERREITAEEIAKHASGELIERLQARQVPCAPILSRMDVLENDQVEQNRIIEVHEDPVLGPVRQPRPAARFEETPATIRRMAPFLGADNADILAELGYGTDEVRKLADDGVLVSRPPDPESVES is encoded by the coding sequence ATGACGGGACCCCTCGACGGATTTCGCGTTCTTGACCTGACGGCCATGGTCTCGGGCCCGGTGGCCACGATGATGCTCGCGGATCAGGGCGCCGACGTCATCAAGATCGAGCCGCCAGGCGGCGAACTGATGCGCCGTGTCGGCATCGACAACCGGGGCATGGCGTCGTCGTTCCTGTCCTGCAACAGGAGCAAGCGATCGCTCGCTGTCGACCTCAAGGCGCCGGAAGGTCTCGCCGTGGTCCGAAAACTGGTGGGCACGGCCGACGTCCTCGTCCAGAACTTCCGTCCCGGCGCCATCGAGCGGATGGGACTGGGCGAGGAAACGGTGCGGGCGATCCAGCCGGACATCGTCTACGTTTCGATCAGCGGCTTCGGTGAAAGCGGGCCCTATTCGAAACAGCGGGTGTACGACCCGGTGATTCAGGCGTTGTGCGGTCTTGCCGAGATTCAATCCGATCGCAAGACCGGGACGCCCCGGATGGTGCGCACGATCGTGCCGGACAAGACCACGGCCGTCACCGCGGCGCAGGCGATTACCGCCGCCCTGCTTGCGCGCGAACGCACCGGTCGCGCGCAGCATGTGCGGCTCTCGATGCTCGACACCATGGTGGCGTATCTCTGGCCCGAGAGCATGTCCGCGCTCAACTACGTGGGACGGGAGGGTGACCCGGCCCGCGGGCAGATGGGGCTCGACCTGATCTATCGGACGCAGGACGGGTACATCACGGCCGGGGCCGTGACCGACGCCGAATGGATCGGCATGTGCGACGCGCTTGGGCGTCCCGATCTGGTCGGGGATGAACGCTTCCGCACGCCGGGCGCCCGTTTCCGGAATGCGGCGGAACGCCGCGAAATCACGGCCGAGGAGATCGCCAAGCATGCCTCGGGTGAGCTGATCGAGCGGCTGCAGGCGCGCCAGGTCCCGTGCGCGCCGATCTTGAGTCGGATGGACGTGCTCGAGAACGATCAGGTCGAGCAGAACCGGATCATCGAAGTGCACGAGGACCCGGTCCTGGGCCCCGTGCGTCAGCCGAGACCGGCCGCCCGCTTCGAGGAGACTCCCGCAACCATCCGTCGCATGGCCCCGTTTCTCGGTGCCGACAACGCCGACATTCTCGCCGAGTTGGGTTACGGAACGGACGAGGTGCGGAAGTTGGCCGACGACGGCGTGCTGGTGTCGCGCCCGCCGGACCCGGAGTCGGTGGAGAGCTGA
- a CDS encoding glutathione S-transferase family protein, with protein sequence MTDHAVTVWGIGSTRTFRVHWTIAELGIPCTVRPIRSRTGETRTEEYGHVNPKRKIPTLQHDDFVLSESGAIVAYLTRAFPVPAGFFVPGEPRAQARLDEWVSFASMELDAHSLYLLRRHRYLPEIYGEAPEACESAVEYFSTQVGAVAERVPAGGGYLLEDFSIADVLMTTIVDWAIAYDIDLPGRLVAYRDFTARRPAYRTALRLNFPERFDNGKTA encoded by the coding sequence GTGACCGATCACGCAGTTACCGTTTGGGGGATTGGGTCCACGCGGACATTCCGGGTCCACTGGACGATTGCTGAACTGGGCATCCCGTGCACCGTTCGGCCGATTCGCTCCCGGACCGGCGAGACTCGGACCGAGGAGTACGGTCACGTCAACCCCAAGCGGAAGATCCCGACCCTGCAGCACGATGACTTCGTGCTGTCGGAAAGCGGTGCCATCGTGGCCTACCTCACCCGGGCGTTTCCGGTGCCGGCCGGGTTCTTCGTTCCTGGGGAACCGCGCGCCCAGGCCCGCCTCGACGAATGGGTGTCGTTCGCCAGCATGGAGCTCGATGCGCACTCCCTCTACCTCTTGCGCCGGCACCGTTATCTGCCCGAGATCTACGGAGAAGCGCCCGAGGCGTGCGAATCGGCAGTCGAGTACTTCTCGACGCAGGTCGGCGCGGTTGCCGAGCGGGTTCCTGCCGGAGGCGGCTACCTGCTGGAGGACTTCAGTATCGCCGACGTCCTGATGACCACTATCGTCGACTGGGCGATCGCCTACGACATCGACCTGCCTGGTCGGCTGGTTGCCTATCGGGACTTCACGGCCCGCCGGCCGGCCTACCGGACGGCGCTTCGACTCAATTTTCCAGAACGGTTTGACAACGGGAAGACAGCATGA
- a CDS encoding 2-dehydropantoate 2-reductase — translation MDITVVGAGAMGGSYGGLLAAAGNRVRLIDTWQDHVDAINRDGLQVDGAHGVHRLRLEAATEPSAGHSADVVLMFTDTNGTGDAARTIADILSPGGFVVTSQNGIGNVEILQEVVGEERVVGGSSMCSAATIGPGHVSLTHLGPTSVGEVKGGSSQRVDAFLATLDAAGFPSKPAPDIMAEIWQKFVVNCSSNAVAAVTGLRSGEFVDIPDVMEYRVRVVEEVMAVLDAKGITLPDPELIKRVCAGGRRMNRPSMLQHVRMGRQTEIDTLNGALVREAKALGISVPYNESLVALLRGRELAQMRAVHEPDLDYEAWEASFEDADDA, via the coding sequence ATGGACATCACAGTAGTGGGGGCGGGCGCCATGGGCGGCTCCTACGGTGGACTGCTCGCGGCCGCCGGGAACCGGGTGAGGCTGATCGACACGTGGCAGGATCACGTCGACGCCATCAATCGCGATGGCCTGCAGGTCGACGGTGCGCACGGTGTGCATCGCTTGCGCCTAGAGGCCGCCACCGAGCCGAGCGCAGGGCACTCGGCCGATGTCGTACTGATGTTTACGGACACGAACGGTACCGGCGATGCGGCCCGCACCATTGCCGACATCCTGTCGCCGGGCGGTTTTGTCGTCACCTCCCAGAACGGGATCGGCAACGTCGAGATCCTCCAGGAGGTCGTCGGCGAGGAGCGTGTGGTTGGCGGCTCGAGCATGTGCAGCGCGGCAACGATCGGCCCCGGACACGTGTCGCTAACCCATCTCGGGCCAACTTCGGTCGGCGAGGTCAAGGGCGGTTCGAGTCAGCGTGTGGATGCGTTCCTGGCGACCCTGGATGCCGCGGGTTTCCCCTCGAAACCGGCACCCGACATCATGGCCGAGATCTGGCAGAAGTTCGTCGTGAATTGCTCGTCGAATGCGGTGGCCGCCGTCACCGGCCTTCGGTCGGGCGAGTTTGTCGACATCCCGGACGTCATGGAGTATCGCGTTCGCGTCGTCGAGGAAGTCATGGCCGTTCTGGACGCGAAGGGCATCACGCTTCCGGACCCGGAACTGATCAAGCGAGTCTGCGCAGGCGGTCGTCGGATGAACCGTCCGTCGATGCTGCAGCATGTTCGAATGGGGCGTCAGACGGAGATCGACACGCTGAATGGCGCGTTGGTGCGGGAAGCCAAGGCGCTGGGGATTTCGGTGCCGTACAACGAATCACTGGTAGCGCTGCTGCGGGGCCGTGAGCTCGCGCAAATGCGGGCCGTGCACGAGCCCGATCTCGACTATGAGGCGTGGGAAGCCAGTTTCGAGGATGCGGACGACGCGTGA
- a CDS encoding glutathione S-transferase family protein — translation MPFCLTEARSERAANPVPKFRIFSYLPNPRVWKATIAGRIGGVDIEVVGDRPKALADWLWDFDARPLAEAERDPDSPHARTARRGFGATLYKTDAFLDAHPFGTVPAAFDSTGSVGIFESNSILRAVARAGDADLYGANDLEASRIDSFLDQSLVFAREAQVYLLALQARDVSSELSARMRDAYDFYLAGIDAATTQAPAGLVGGRLSVADIAFVCDLAQFRRERRFHDWLTEQGLRPIVQPDAYPNALAHFRRLLAEPDIAADLADYENGGGS, via the coding sequence GTGCCGTTCTGCCTGACGGAAGCCCGCTCCGAACGGGCCGCGAATCCTGTGCCCAAGTTCCGCATCTTCTCCTATCTGCCCAACCCCAGGGTCTGGAAAGCCACGATTGCCGGGCGCATCGGTGGCGTGGACATTGAAGTGGTCGGCGACCGGCCCAAGGCGCTGGCCGATTGGCTCTGGGACTTCGACGCCAGGCCGCTGGCCGAAGCGGAGCGCGACCCTGACAGTCCGCACGCACGCACAGCTCGGCGCGGCTTCGGCGCCACGCTCTACAAGACCGATGCGTTCCTCGACGCGCATCCTTTCGGCACCGTGCCGGCGGCGTTCGACTCCACCGGCTCGGTTGGCATCTTCGAATCCAACAGCATCCTCCGTGCCGTGGCCCGGGCGGGCGATGCCGATCTGTACGGGGCCAACGATCTCGAGGCCTCGCGGATCGACAGCTTTCTCGACCAGAGCCTGGTGTTCGCCCGGGAAGCGCAGGTCTATCTCCTTGCCCTCCAGGCCCGTGATGTCAGCTCGGAGCTATCGGCGCGGATGCGCGATGCATACGACTTCTATCTGGCCGGCATCGACGCGGCTACGACTCAAGCCCCCGCCGGCCTGGTGGGCGGCAGACTGTCGGTTGCCGACATCGCGTTCGTCTGCGATCTCGCCCAGTTCCGGCGGGAGCGCCGCTTCCATGACTGGCTCACCGAGCAGGGTCTCCGGCCCATTGTCCAGCCGGACGCCTATCCGAACGCGCTCGCCCACTTCCGCCGCCTCCTCGCCGAGCCGGACATCGCAGCAGATCTCGCCGACTACGAAAATGGAGGTGGTTCATGA